Sequence from the Gemmatimonadetes bacterium SCN 70-22 genome:
GCATCGCCGGCGAGATGGTGGCCGAGGGGCTCATCTCCGAGCGAGAGGCGCTGCAGCGCGTGAACCCGTCGCACCTCGACCAGCTCCTCCACCCCGTCATCGACCCGGCCGCGCACGCCAGGCCGATCGCCACCGGCCTCCCCGCCAGTCCCGGCGCCGCGGCGGGGATGGCGGTCTTCGATCCCGACGTCGCCGAGCAGCGGGCGGCCGCGGGACAGGCGGTGATCCTCGTCCGCGACGAGACCACCCCCGAGGATTTCCACGGCATCGTGGCGGCGCGCGCCGTCCTCACGTCGCGCGGCGGGATGACGAGCCACGCCGCCGTCGTCGCCCGCGGCATGGGCAAGTGTGCGGTCGTCGGCTGCAAGGAGATCGCCGTCGACGTGCGGAACCGGCAGTTCACGGTGGACGGGACCGTGATCGGCGAGGGCGATTGGATCACACTCGATGGCGGGACCGGGCGCGTCTTCTCCGGCGACCTCCCGACGATCCCCTCGGAGGTGGTCCGGGTGACGTCGGGTCAACTCTCGGCGATCGCCGCCCCGCTGTACCAGTCCTATGCACGCCTGCTGGGGTGGGCCGACGAGAGCCGGCGGCTTCGCGTGCGCGCCAATGCGGACACGCCGCGCGATGCGCGAACGGCACGCGGCTTCGGCGCCGAAGGGATCGGCCTGTGCCGCACCGAGCACATGTTCTTCGAGGGCGACCGCATCAACGCCATGCGCGAGATGATCGTCGCCCGCGATGAAGGCGGGCGCCGGCGCGCGCTCGCCAAGCTCCTTCCAATGCAGCGCGCCGACTTCGAGGCGATCTTCGAGGCGATGAGCGGCTTCCCCGTCAACATCCGCCTCCTCGACCCCCCGCTGCACGAGTTCCTCCCCCACGGCGGCGAAGAGTCGAAGCTCCTGGCCCGCCAGCTCAAGCTGACCCGTCAGGAGCTGATGCGGATCGTGGAGGGGCTGCGCGAAACCAACCCGATGCTGGGGCACCGAGGGTGCCGCCTGGGGATCACGTACCCCGAGATCACCGAGATGCAGGGGCGCGCCATCTTCGAGGCGGCGGTCAGGGCCAAGCGGCGTGGCATCGACGTCCACGTCGAGATCATGATCCCCCTGGTGGCGACGGTGAAGGAGTTCGTGCACCAACGAGCCATCCTCGAGGACTGCCATGCGCACGTCGTGCGCGCCATGGGCGAGGACATCGACTACCAGATCGGGACGATGATCGAGCTCCCGCGGGCCGCCCTCACCGCCGGGGAGATCGCCGAAAGCGCCGAGTTCTTCTCGTTCGGCACCAACGACCTCACGCAGACGACGCTCGGCATGAGCCGCGACGACGCCGGACGCTTCCTCCCCGCATACGTCGAGCGCGGAATCCTCCCGGATGACCCCTTCCAGGTTCTCGACATCACGGGCGTCGGCAAGCTGATCCAGATGGCGGTGCGCGACGGGCGTGCCTCGCGCCCCAAGCTCAAGGCCGGCATCTGCGGCGAGCATGGCGGCGAGCCCCGCTCGGTCGCCTTCTGCCACGAGGCCGGCCTCGATTACGTGTCGTGCTCGCCGTTCCGCGTCCCCATCGCCCGGCTGGCGGCAGCACAGGCGGCGACGACCGGTTGACCGGGCGGCACGGAAAGGCCCTGAGGCCGGCGCGGCTCAGGGCGGAGGCGCCGCCCCCAGTGCCCCCTCGAGCGACGATATAAGGCGTTCCACCGGCTCCAGCCCGACGTGCAGGCGAATGAGGGTCCCTCCCTCCCAGGGGCGGACGCGTCGCGCCTGGTGGGATGTCCCGTTCGGCAGCACCCCGGGCATCACGAGTGATTCGTACCCTCCCCAGGAATAGCCCAGCCCGAACGCCCCGCTGCGCGCGAGGGCGTCGACCACGGGGGCGGCGTCGTGCGGCGTGGCCGGCCCCCCCGACGGCGTGAGGAGCTCGAACGACAGGAGCCCGTTGCTCCCCCTGAAGTCGCGCTTCCACAAGTCGTGTCCGCGACTGGCGGGGAGCGCCGGGTGGAGGAGCGCTCCAACGCGAGGATGCGCGTCGAGCCACGCCGCCACAGCGAGCGCGCTCTCGGCATGCTGGCGAAGCCGAACGTCGACCGTGCGCGCCCCCCGCAGGGCGAGCGCGGCATCCTCCGCGTTGGTACAGGCACCGAGGTCGAACGCCGCCCCCCGTACCATCCGCCAGCTGCGCGCGTTGGCGACCACCGCCCCCAGCAGGAGGTCCGCGTGCCCGCCCCAGTACTTGGTCATGGGGACGATCGAGATATCGACGCCCATCGCCAGCGGGGTGAGCAACCCCGGCGACCCCCAGGCGTTGTCGATCAGGGTGAAGATCGCCTCGCCGCGCTCTCGCTCCGTCCGCTTCGCGGCGGCGACGATCGCGGGGACGTCCTGCACCTCGAAGGTGAAGCTCCCCGGACTCTCCATGAAGATCGCCCGGGTGTTGGCCCGCAGTCGGTGCGCGATCGCGCCGCCGGTCAGGGGATCGTAGTACTCCGTCTCCACGCCGAACCGCTCCAGGATCCCGTCACACAGCGCGCGAGTGGGGCCGTAGCACGAGTCGGCCATCAGGAGGTGGTCGCCTTGCCGCAGCACCGCCAACAGTGCGAGCGCCACCGCGCCCAGCCCCGACGGGGCGAAGGCGACCCCATCGCCTCCCTCCCGCTCGCGCAGCAGATCGGCCAGCGCCGCCGTGGTCGGGGTCCCGAACGTCGCGTAGAGGCTCGCGTCACCGCCGCCCGAGGCCATCGCGCGCTGCACACGGAGCAGGTGCGCCAGATCGTCGAAGAGGACCGTGGACGCGCGATGGAGCGGCGTGGCCGGCGTGCGGAATCGCCCGAGATTCATGGCGCGGACCGAGTCAGCAGGGTGGAAATAGCGGAAGACCCCAACCGCGAGCGGTCGGGGTCTTCCGGAGTGGAGGCGCGGGGAGTCGAACCCCGGTCCGAGATAAGATCAACCACAGCATCTACGTGCGTAGCTCACCGATTGGGGTCTGCAGCCACTGGCCGGTGAGCGGCCCATTGCTGCACGAGCCTCCTTGGAGTTTCGCCCGGCGCCAAGAGGCGCGACGCCGGACTATCCCGATATTGCGATACTCCGGACGCCGCCTCGGGCGGGCTTCATCAGGAGCAACGCCTGCAGCAACTCCTAGGAGTTACGCGGCGAGGGCCAGTTCAGTGTTGGCAGTTGTGATTTTGCCGAGTGTTTTACCAGCGCTCAGCAGCTGGGCACGCAGCCACGGCGTCACCGACCCCGTCGAATCCAGGTCGCCCCCATGGACTACCAGATGAAGGCTAACGGCTTCGCCACCCCACGTCAATCGGCACCTGAAGAGTCGCTCGAAGTGACGTACGCAACACGTTGACCATGAATCACTTGACAATCCATGGCGCGAGACTACTTCCGGCACGGGTTCAGGGGCGATCAGGTGCCGTCTCCCCCTCCCCGCCCCCAGGCGTGCGTGATGCGAGACGCCGCGACGGCGGCTCCGAAACCGTTGTCGATGTTCACCACCGTGACCCCGGCCGCGCACGAGTTGAGCGCCGTCAGCAGGGGGGCAACCCCCCCGAGCGCCGCTCCGTAGCCGATGCTCGTCGGGACGGCGATGACCGGACACTTCACCAGCCCCCCAACTACCGATGGGAGCGCCCCGTCCATTCCCGCCACCACGATGATCACGCTCGCCTGGCGGAGCTCTTCGCCACGGGCCAAGAGGCGATGAATTCCCGCCACGCCGACATCCGTGAGTCGCGTGACG
This genomic interval carries:
- a CDS encoding cystathionine beta-lyase, which encodes MNLGRFRTPATPLHRASTVLFDDLAHLLRVQRAMASGGGDASLYATFGTPTTAALADLLREREGGDGVAFAPSGLGAVALALLAVLRQGDHLLMADSCYGPTRALCDGILERFGVETEYYDPLTGGAIAHRLRANTRAIFMESPGSFTFEVQDVPAIVAAAKRTERERGEAIFTLIDNAWGSPGLLTPLAMGVDISIVPMTKYWGGHADLLLGAVVANARSWRMVRGAAFDLGACTNAEDAALALRGARTVDVRLRQHAESALAVAAWLDAHPRVGALLHPALPASRGHDLWKRDFRGSNGLLSFELLTPSGGPATPHDAAPVVDALARSGAFGLGYSWGGYESLVMPGVLPNGTSHQARRVRPWEGGTLIRLHVGLEPVERLISSLEGALGAAPPP
- a CDS encoding pyruvate, phosphate dikinase; protein product: MDSARQVYFFGNGKADGTRDMKAVLGGKGANLAEMTNLGVPVPPGFTIACRTCLDYLATGTRPLGLAEEVASNLERLEAVAGRGLGDPRNPLLVSVRSGGPISMPGMMETILNLGLNDRTVQGLAQQSGNARFAFDSYRRFLQMYGDVVLGVPIHDFEHLLMAKRLMTGAQNDAELDEGSLRNLVEEYKALVRNTTGREFPMDVHEQLWGAIEAVWKSWTLKKAVDYRRVNAISETLGTAVNIVAMVYGNMGEDSGTGVAFTRDPSTGERRFYGEFLVNAQGEDVVAGIRTPLHIDEMAEKLPGAYGELLRVQELLERHFRDMQDLEFTVERGTLYLLQTRTGKRTAAAAIRIAGEMVAEGLISEREALQRVNPSHLDQLLHPVIDPAAHARPIATGLPASPGAAAGMAVFDPDVAEQRAAAGQAVILVRDETTPEDFHGIVAARAVLTSRGGMTSHAAVVARGMGKCAVVGCKEIAVDVRNRQFTVDGTVIGEGDWITLDGGTGRVFSGDLPTIPSEVVRVTSGQLSAIAAPLYQSYARLLGWADESRRLRVRANADTPRDARTARGFGAEGIGLCRTEHMFFEGDRINAMREMIVARDEGGRRRALAKLLPMQRADFEAIFEAMSGFPVNIRLLDPPLHEFLPHGGEESKLLARQLKLTRQELMRIVEGLRETNPMLGHRGCRLGITYPEITEMQGRAIFEAAVRAKRRGIDVHVEIMIPLVATVKEFVHQRAILEDCHAHVVRAMGEDIDYQIGTMIELPRAALTAGEIAESAEFFSFGTNDLTQTTLGMSRDDAGRFLPAYVERGILPDDPFQVLDITGVGKLIQMAVRDGRASRPKLKAGICGEHGGEPRSVAFCHEAGLDYVSCSPFRVPIARLAAAQAATTG